A part of Brassica rapa cultivar Chiifu-401-42 chromosome A05, CAAS_Brap_v3.01, whole genome shotgun sequence genomic DNA contains:
- the LOC103866402 gene encoding boron transporter 1 isoform X1: protein MFAGFLKTTTQNSLKPFHSGRLQCSLQMVYLLICFGLTWIPIAGVMFPLMIMFLIPVRQYILPRFFKRAHLQDLDAAECEEAPALPFNLAALEMEIGSRTSYPGDSEILNEVIIRSRGEFRHTSSPKVTSSSSPVNNRSLSQVFSPQIGELRSGQMSPRVVEYSPNPASCERSPLNQSSSK from the exons ATGTTTGCAGGGTTCCTGAAGACTACCACGCAAAATTCGTTGAAGCCCTTCCATTCAGGACGATTGCAATGTTCACTCCAAATGGTTTATCTGTTAATCTGCTTTGGTCTCACATGGATCCCAATAGCAGGAGTcatgttccctttaatgatcaTGTTCTTGATTCCTGTAAGACAATACATCCTCCCTAGATTCTTCAAAAGAGCTCATCTTCAGGACTTGGACGCAGCTGAATGTGAAGAAGCTCCAGCTTTACCCTTCAATCTCGCAGCg CTGGAAATGGAGATTGGATCGAGAACTTCATATCCAGGAGACTCAGAGATTCTTAATGAGGTTATTATACGAAGCAGAGGAGAGTTTAGACACACAAGTAGTCCTAAGGTCACAAGTTCAAGTTCGCCTGTTAATAACAGGAGTTTATCTCAAGTGTTTAGTCCACAAATTGGTGAACTCAGGTCTGGTCAAATGAGTCCACGTGTCGTTGAGTATAGTCCAAACCCGGCTAGTTGTGAGAGGAGTCCCTTGAACCAGTCCTCGTCGAAGTGA
- the LOC103866402 gene encoding boron transporter 1 isoform X2, translating into MVYLLICFGLTWIPIAGVMFPLMIMFLIPVRQYILPRFFKRAHLQDLDAAECEEAPALPFNLAALEMEIGSRTSYPGDSEILNEVIIRSRGEFRHTSSPKVTSSSSPVNNRSLSQVFSPQIGELRSGQMSPRVVEYSPNPASCERSPLNQSSSK; encoded by the exons ATGGTTTATCTGTTAATCTGCTTTGGTCTCACATGGATCCCAATAGCAGGAGTcatgttccctttaatgatcaTGTTCTTGATTCCTGTAAGACAATACATCCTCCCTAGATTCTTCAAAAGAGCTCATCTTCAGGACTTGGACGCAGCTGAATGTGAAGAAGCTCCAGCTTTACCCTTCAATCTCGCAGCg CTGGAAATGGAGATTGGATCGAGAACTTCATATCCAGGAGACTCAGAGATTCTTAATGAGGTTATTATACGAAGCAGAGGAGAGTTTAGACACACAAGTAGTCCTAAGGTCACAAGTTCAAGTTCGCCTGTTAATAACAGGAGTTTATCTCAAGTGTTTAGTCCACAAATTGGTGAACTCAGGTCTGGTCAAATGAGTCCACGTGTCGTTGAGTATAGTCCAAACCCGGCTAGTTGTGAGAGGAGTCCCTTGAACCAGTCCTCGTCGAAGTGA